One window of Bactrocera tryoni isolate S06 chromosome 2, CSIRO_BtryS06_freeze2, whole genome shotgun sequence genomic DNA carries:
- the LOC120767955 gene encoding magnesium transporter NIPA2, whose product MSSEPIGTAVGYGSDSIPSTSQMPLLSELYSQVDFYIGVGLAISSCFFIGSSFIIKKKALMRLNRQGEMRAAAGGYGYLKEWIWWAGLLTMALGEGANFAAYAFAPASLVTPLGALSVIISAVMASKFLNEKLNLLGKIGCLLCILGSTIIVIHSPKEKEVENLEVLFEKLQDPGFIFYVLCILGSTVYVALFIAPRYGHSNVTVYIYLCSGIGSLTVMSCKALGLAIRDTINGTGNDFKTWMPWFLICVTVTFIAIQMNYLNKALDVFNTGIVTPVYYVMFTSLVITASAILFKEFTHMRFEDILGDVCGFFVVILAVFILNAFKDMDISLNDVRSIMRPKMQRISQFDEEILVANPKERRYSYGSGDIFRKA is encoded by the exons ATGAGTAGTGAACCGATTGGAACTGCGGTCGGATATGGCAGTGATTCCATACCTTCAACAAGCCAAATGCCATTGTTGTCTGAGTTATACTCCCAGGTTGACTTCTACATAGGAGTGGGGTTAGCAATTAGTTCTTGCTTTTTTATCGGATCCAGTTTCATAATAAAGAAGAAAGCTCTGATGCGTTTAAATAGACAGGGTGAGATGCGGGCAGCTGCGGGTGGATATGGATATTTAAAAGAATGGATTTGGTGGGCTGGCTTATTAACAA tgGCACTCGGTGAGGGCGCAAATTTCGCAGCTTACGCGTTCGCTCCTGCTTCGCTTGTAACACCATTAGGTGCTCTAAGTGTGATTATATCAGCAGTAATGGcatcgaaatttttaaatgagaaaCTTAATCTTTTGGGAAAAATTGGTTGCCTTCTATGCATCTTGGGATCTACCATCATCGTAATACATTCACCAAAAGAAAAAGAGGTTGAAAACTTAGAGGTgctatttgaaaaattacaagATCCTGGCTTCATTTTCTACGTGCTTTGCATACTTGGCTCAACAGTGTATGTCGCGCTTTTCATTGCTCCCCGATATGGGCATTCAAATGTTACGGTGTATATATACCTTTGCTCAGGCATCGGTTCTTTAACTGTAATGTCGTGCAAAGCGCTTGGACTTGCAATTCGAGATACCATAAATGGCACAGGTAACGATTTCAAGACTTGGATGCCATGGTTCCTGATATGTGTAACTGTAACATTCATCGCTATtcaaatgaattatttaaacaaagcTTTAGACGTTTTCAACACAGGCATAGTAACACCGGTGTATTATGTTATGTTCACATCCCTTGTGATAACAGCCTCTGCAATACTATTTAAAGAATTCACACATATGCGTTTTGAAGATATATTAGGCGACGTGTGCGGCTTCTTTGTAGTAATCTTAGCTGTTTTCATATTGAATGCGTTTAAGGATATGGATATTTCTTTGAATGATGTGCGCAGCATTATGCGACCCAAAATGCAACGAATTTCGCAATTTGATGAGGAAATATTGGTAGCGAATCCCAAAGAGCGACGATACTCATATGGATCTGGTGATATTTTCCGAAAAGCTTGA